One region of Prosthecobacter dejongeii genomic DNA includes:
- a CDS encoding UvrD-helicase domain-containing protein, producing MPTESSSLNHLLISASAGSGKTYQLVRRYLHLLTLNQEAEGIAAMTFTRKAAGEFFSRILQRLAELAQHPERAAAFFQGCHPAVRETLDYGLLLRHVTRRMHRLRLGTMDSFFANVAACFPMELGLPAGARVMDEDETRQARREALDGLLERLYVEENGKAQSALMEAYKQATFGAEEKTVDSTLQDWLAEGLTLWEDSRPRLTAEQGEVETDFRGWGEIQAIWTDRPNATSLADAIAELRASFVPLNEAGVNLLEETLSAVLETVPGMSMPKRTKELLEKAQENWADLLAGDAELVWMRKKTPIQGAAARAWVEVVRTLMAREFVVRAERTRGLASVISLLAEEYAQTVRSRGRLSFADVQRLLSQAAAQASPWGSGEGELWYRLDGRHQHWLLDEFQDTSRVQWHVIGGLVDEVIQDDSGERSFFSVGDPKQSIYLWRQAEPDLFDDILSAYPAYADRGLHTARLSQSFRSAQSVLDTVNAVFSQVSVLRELLPDGALKGFAFEEHAAAQTALTGHAALISPDPKLDVENATTHLTAELLCKIEPLRRGLTCAILVRSNKEAREVTEELRALTGMEVVCESDQHPCSDNAVNLALLSLLSLAAHPGDKQALEHLRMTPLWSQIETSETSWPYTITKVQSLVFEKGFAAYLEFWTPLLRQVLPEMDAFHVQRLGQMADIAAEFDASGSRDIDSFLEFAREYPLRTRRATAAVQVMTIHASKGLEFDVVVLPNLDGTAMDHARRDDLLVSRMEGEVRWVLETPPKVYAQLDATLRAELLETQRRTAFESLCRLYVAMTRAKRGLYFITETEPKAGKAVKESKLLRATLGRDGSRPLTGDASLGIVEWETGMADWFEAHAFIPESMPQPLILHSPLGELLRQTQPMPRRRTPSGEESFKVKGRILFGEGREPGRRLGTLVHELFAEVEWTPNLPELEARWLAKGLITADDLCASEGPAWTALKMVCKVLQNEDCAGAFMRPTGHAEVWRERSFDLVLHGEWISGTFDRVILTRDQAGRYQHAWVVDFKTDEVSNEDALGEKLAGYGPQIALYRNAISKLTSIPEDSVRCSLLFTRLLRLVEL from the coding sequence ATGCCAACAGAATCCAGTTCCCTGAATCATCTGCTTATCAGTGCCTCAGCAGGCTCGGGCAAGACATATCAGTTGGTCCGTAGATATCTGCACTTACTAACCCTGAACCAGGAGGCAGAAGGGATCGCAGCCATGACCTTTACCCGAAAGGCGGCGGGGGAATTTTTTAGCCGCATTCTTCAACGGCTGGCAGAGTTAGCTCAGCACCCCGAGCGCGCGGCTGCCTTCTTTCAGGGGTGCCACCCCGCCGTTCGAGAAACTTTAGATTATGGGCTCTTACTGCGCCACGTCACCCGCCGCATGCATCGTCTGCGGCTGGGGACGATGGACAGTTTTTTTGCCAATGTGGCCGCTTGTTTTCCGATGGAACTCGGGTTGCCGGCGGGGGCGCGCGTGATGGATGAAGATGAAACACGCCAGGCTCGGCGAGAGGCGCTGGACGGCCTACTCGAACGTCTTTACGTTGAGGAAAATGGCAAGGCGCAGAGTGCATTGATGGAGGCCTACAAACAGGCTACTTTCGGGGCGGAGGAAAAGACGGTGGATAGCACGCTCCAGGATTGGCTGGCTGAAGGCTTGACTCTCTGGGAGGACAGCCGGCCAAGGTTAACCGCTGAGCAAGGTGAGGTGGAGACCGATTTTCGCGGTTGGGGTGAAATTCAGGCGATTTGGACGGATAGGCCGAATGCTACTTCTCTGGCAGATGCAATTGCTGAATTGCGCGCTAGCTTCGTGCCCCTCAATGAAGCGGGGGTGAATTTGTTGGAGGAAACCTTGAGTGCAGTCTTGGAGACCGTGCCTGGTATGAGCATGCCCAAGAGGACCAAAGAATTGCTGGAAAAGGCGCAGGAAAATTGGGCGGACCTTTTAGCAGGCGATGCGGAACTGGTGTGGATGCGCAAAAAAACACCCATTCAGGGCGCTGCAGCACGGGCTTGGGTGGAGGTGGTGCGAACTCTCATGGCACGTGAGTTTGTGGTGCGAGCGGAGCGGACACGAGGGTTGGCCTCCGTCATATCCCTGCTGGCTGAGGAATATGCGCAGACGGTGCGCTCGCGTGGTCGTCTTTCGTTTGCAGATGTTCAACGTCTGTTGTCGCAGGCTGCTGCGCAAGCGTCTCCATGGGGCTCTGGGGAAGGGGAGTTATGGTACCGTTTAGATGGCCGACATCAGCACTGGTTATTGGATGAGTTTCAGGACACCAGTCGAGTGCAATGGCATGTGATTGGTGGACTGGTGGATGAAGTGATCCAGGACGATAGTGGCGAGCGCAGTTTCTTCTCCGTGGGAGATCCGAAGCAATCTATCTACCTTTGGAGGCAAGCGGAGCCGGATCTCTTTGATGACATCTTAAGCGCCTACCCAGCCTATGCTGATCGAGGGCTACACACAGCGCGTCTGAGTCAATCTTTCCGCAGTGCCCAGTCAGTGCTGGATACAGTCAATGCAGTCTTTAGCCAAGTCTCAGTCCTGAGGGAGCTTTTACCTGACGGGGCGCTCAAAGGCTTCGCCTTCGAAGAACATGCGGCTGCCCAGACTGCCCTCACTGGGCATGCAGCGCTCATTTCACCCGACCCGAAACTCGATGTGGAGAATGCAACAACGCATCTGACCGCAGAGCTTTTGTGCAAAATTGAGCCCTTACGGCGGGGCCTTACCTGTGCCATTCTCGTACGGTCTAACAAGGAAGCGCGTGAAGTGACGGAGGAACTGCGGGCGCTCACGGGCATGGAGGTTGTCTGTGAATCTGATCAGCATCCTTGTAGTGATAATGCGGTCAATCTTGCCCTGTTATCGCTGCTTTCATTGGCTGCGCATCCCGGTGATAAACAGGCGTTGGAGCATCTGCGTATGACGCCTTTGTGGTCGCAAATCGAAACCTCGGAGACCTCTTGGCCTTACACCATTACCAAAGTGCAGAGCCTGGTTTTTGAAAAAGGGTTTGCAGCTTATCTAGAATTCTGGACTCCGCTTCTGCGCCAGGTCCTTCCGGAAATGGATGCCTTCCACGTTCAACGACTGGGGCAGATGGCTGACATTGCAGCTGAGTTTGATGCGTCAGGAAGTCGTGACATTGACAGCTTTCTTGAGTTTGCCAGGGAGTATCCTTTGCGCACCCGCCGTGCAACGGCAGCCGTTCAAGTGATGACCATTCATGCTTCCAAAGGACTGGAGTTTGATGTGGTGGTTTTGCCCAATCTGGATGGCACTGCGATGGATCATGCGCGGCGGGATGATCTTTTGGTGAGCCGCATGGAGGGCGAGGTACGTTGGGTTTTGGAAACTCCTCCCAAAGTGTATGCTCAATTGGATGCGACGCTCCGTGCAGAACTTTTAGAAACTCAGCGTCGCACTGCTTTTGAGTCACTCTGCCGTCTCTATGTGGCGATGACTCGGGCAAAACGGGGGCTCTATTTTATCACTGAGACGGAGCCTAAAGCTGGCAAGGCCGTCAAAGAATCTAAACTGCTCCGGGCGACTTTGGGGCGCGATGGATCTCGCCCACTGACTGGCGACGCCAGTCTGGGCATCGTTGAGTGGGAGACCGGTATGGCGGATTGGTTTGAAGCACATGCGTTTATTCCTGAATCTATGCCCCAGCCTTTGATATTACACTCTCCGTTAGGGGAATTGTTGCGTCAAACTCAGCCGATGCCCCGCCGTCGCACTCCCTCGGGTGAAGAAAGTTTTAAGGTCAAGGGTAGAATCCTTTTTGGTGAAGGACGTGAGCCGGGGCGGCGCCTAGGAACTTTAGTTCATGAGCTCTTTGCCGAAGTCGAATGGACTCCAAACTTGCCGGAGCTGGAGGCTCGTTGGTTGGCCAAAGGCCTCATCACTGCTGATGACTTGTGCGCGAGTGAAGGACCTGCCTGGACGGCTCTCAAGATGGTGTGCAAAGTCTTGCAAAATGAGGACTGTGCAGGAGCGTTTATGCGTCCTACAGGACATGCCGAAGTCTGGCGCGAACGCTCTTTTGACTTAGTGCTGCATGGGGAATGGATTTCTGGCACTTTCGACCGCGTGATTTTGACCCGTGACCAAGCTGGACGTTACCAACATGCATGGGTGGTAGATTTCAAAACAGATGAGGTTTCAAATGAAGATGCTTTAGGGGAGAAATTGGCAGGATACGGCCCCCAAATCGCGCTTTACCGAAATGCGATCTCCAAACTTACCTCGATTCCTGAAGACTCCGTCAGATGTAGCCTGCTATTCACACGGCTGCTTCGACTGGTGGAATTGTAA